A genomic region of Clavibacter michiganensis subsp. insidiosus contains the following coding sequences:
- a CDS encoding AfsR/SARP family transcriptional regulator translates to MIRVDVLGGFHVAGLGADPASASARPDPHGAALSDGTRRLIAALAIRARPADRGTLASQLWPDALDARAASSLRSAIARLGDGGREIVGSAPGGLMLNDAVAVDLRTARGTAARLLEPRQEEPDDADISPAAVALFSADLLPDWFDAWLEPAAEEWRHLRVNALEAQSQALLTRSRLHEAASAARRAIDVDPLRETAQRCLIAVHVAAGNRSDALRAYEIYRTRLEREVGLEPTEMLTDLVSALRPRVSARRGG, encoded by the coding sequence GTGATCCGCGTCGACGTGCTCGGCGGCTTCCACGTCGCGGGCCTCGGCGCGGATCCCGCGTCCGCGTCCGCGCGCCCGGATCCGCACGGCGCCGCCCTCTCCGACGGCACCAGGCGCCTCATCGCCGCGCTCGCGATCCGCGCCCGCCCCGCCGACCGCGGCACCCTCGCCAGCCAGCTGTGGCCCGACGCGCTGGATGCCCGCGCCGCGTCGAGCCTCCGCTCCGCCATCGCCCGCCTCGGCGACGGGGGCCGCGAGATCGTCGGCTCCGCGCCCGGCGGCCTGATGCTGAACGACGCCGTGGCCGTCGACCTCCGGACGGCTCGCGGGACGGCCGCCCGCCTCCTCGAGCCGCGGCAGGAGGAGCCGGACGACGCGGACATCTCGCCGGCCGCGGTCGCCCTCTTCAGCGCCGACCTCCTGCCCGACTGGTTCGACGCGTGGCTGGAGCCCGCGGCCGAGGAGTGGCGGCACCTCCGGGTCAACGCGCTCGAGGCGCAGTCCCAGGCGCTGCTGACCCGGTCGCGCCTGCACGAGGCGGCCTCTGCCGCCCGACGGGCCATCGACGTGGATCCGCTCCGCGAGACAGCGCAGCGCTGCCTCATCGCCGTGCACGTCGCCGCCGGCAACCGGTCCGACGCCCTGCGCGCCTACGAGATCTACCGCACGCGCCTCGAGCGCGAGGTGGGCCTGGAGCCGACGGAGATGCTGACCGACCTCGTATCCGCTCTGCGTCCCCGCGTGTCCGCCCGCCGCGGCGGCTGA
- a CDS encoding type IV secretory system conjugative DNA transfer family protein, which produces MPYSEEVVSGTALRDCAGHIGPRPAEFGVHGGAGTSIGFDDAMLGRHVLYLGGIGTGKTVGISALVASVRASMTADDVMVVFDTKGDYHETFHRPGDAVIAATLADEFAGQVSWNLFEEFRALPPGRLPEDEIFEMCSGLFSRLIADAGDNAYFANAARDVFTALVTAMYRASEERSNRDIRMIVGGMGIGEMHALLDRPGNADLRGARHYIAKEGSNSTMATMAFMQQVIQESFRSSFGRPGDFSIRAFLRAKGARALFLEYDIASGSTLAPVFTTMLDVAMKEAMSRRRAAGRVFFVLDEFALLPELTHLSDGVNFGRSLGLRFIVGTQNVKQVQEMYGPEMAASVLSAFGSVFAFRLYDGDSRRFVGDRFGANRKLTRFDASVRGSGLREEVITGAVVEDWDLSSLGVGTCVAALPDGSPVRFRFAPPSVPSPAGVRA; this is translated from the coding sequence ATGCCCTACTCGGAGGAGGTCGTCAGCGGCACCGCGCTGCGGGACTGCGCGGGGCACATCGGCCCGCGGCCGGCGGAGTTCGGCGTGCACGGCGGCGCCGGCACGAGCATCGGGTTCGACGACGCGATGCTCGGCCGGCACGTGCTCTACCTCGGCGGCATCGGCACCGGGAAGACCGTCGGCATCTCCGCGCTCGTCGCCTCCGTGCGCGCGAGCATGACCGCCGACGACGTGATGGTCGTGTTCGACACCAAGGGCGACTACCACGAGACGTTCCACCGGCCGGGCGACGCAGTGATCGCCGCGACGCTCGCCGACGAGTTCGCGGGGCAGGTCTCCTGGAACCTGTTCGAGGAATTCCGCGCGCTGCCACCGGGCCGCCTGCCCGAGGACGAGATCTTCGAGATGTGCAGCGGCCTGTTCTCCCGTCTCATCGCCGACGCCGGCGACAACGCGTACTTCGCCAATGCCGCACGCGACGTGTTCACGGCCCTCGTCACGGCGATGTACCGGGCATCCGAGGAGCGCTCGAACCGCGACATCCGCATGATCGTCGGCGGCATGGGCATCGGCGAGATGCACGCGCTATTGGACCGACCGGGCAACGCCGACCTCCGCGGCGCGCGCCACTACATCGCCAAGGAGGGGTCGAACTCGACCATGGCGACGATGGCGTTCATGCAGCAGGTGATCCAGGAGTCGTTCCGGTCGTCGTTCGGGCGACCGGGCGACTTCTCCATCCGCGCGTTCCTCCGGGCGAAGGGAGCGCGGGCACTCTTCCTCGAGTACGACATCGCCTCGGGCAGCACGCTCGCCCCGGTCTTCACGACCATGCTCGACGTCGCGATGAAGGAGGCCATGTCGCGCCGCCGCGCCGCCGGGCGCGTGTTCTTCGTGCTCGACGAGTTCGCGCTGCTCCCCGAGCTGACGCACCTCTCCGACGGCGTGAACTTCGGCCGCTCGCTCGGGTTGCGGTTCATCGTCGGCACGCAGAACGTCAAGCAGGTGCAGGAGATGTACGGGCCCGAGATGGCCGCGTCGGTGCTGTCGGCGTTCGGATCCGTGTTCGCGTTCCGCCTCTACGACGGGGACTCGCGGCGCTTCGTCGGCGACCGATTCGGCGCGAACCGCAAGCTGACGCGGTTCGACGCGTCGGTGCGCGGATCCGGTCTCCGCGAGGAGGTCATCACGGGGGCGGTGGTGGAGGACTGGGACCTCTCGAGCCTCGGCGTCGGCACCTGCGTCGCGGCGCTGCCGGACGGCTCGCCGGTGCGCTTCCGGTTCGCGCCGCCGTCGGTACCATCGCCAGCCGGGGTGCGCGCCTGA
- a CDS encoding L-threonylcarbamoyladenylate synthase, whose protein sequence is MTDTTRTIPWDGSLDERAAQALEAPGGLVVAATKVGYILMTTDGTGLERKFDAKQRNRDKPGVVLCTSIEQLEELAVLNDEILAFYQEHWDADVLLGCILPWREDAKHLIPDEVAGQLAMDRRGTSCFVIRFGRPAEQLAERLWESRRLSFASSANPSGKGNRGRVEGIGERIEQQADVIVAADDYVASIQPGLDETSRHEQGVMVSMVDASGALIPEQRGERSVTPNPTLIRRGLAVDVIMSALARSFPSWDYRHGEYY, encoded by the coding sequence ATGACCGACACCACCCGCACGATCCCCTGGGACGGCTCGCTCGACGAGCGCGCGGCCCAGGCCCTCGAGGCGCCAGGAGGCCTCGTCGTCGCCGCCACCAAGGTCGGCTACATCCTCATGACGACGGACGGCACCGGCCTCGAGCGCAAGTTCGACGCCAAGCAGCGCAACCGCGACAAGCCGGGCGTGGTCCTCTGCACGAGCATCGAGCAGCTGGAGGAGCTCGCCGTGCTGAACGACGAGATCCTCGCCTTCTACCAGGAGCACTGGGACGCCGACGTGCTCCTCGGTTGCATCCTCCCCTGGCGCGAGGACGCGAAGCACCTCATCCCCGACGAGGTCGCTGGCCAGCTGGCCATGGACCGCCGCGGCACGAGCTGCTTCGTGATCCGCTTCGGCCGCCCCGCCGAGCAGCTCGCCGAGCGTCTCTGGGAGAGCCGCCGCCTGTCCTTCGCGAGCTCCGCCAACCCGTCGGGCAAGGGCAACCGCGGGCGCGTCGAGGGCATCGGGGAGCGCATCGAGCAGCAGGCCGACGTCATCGTGGCGGCCGACGACTACGTCGCCTCCATCCAGCCCGGCCTCGACGAGACCAGCCGCCACGAGCAGGGCGTCATGGTCTCCATGGTCGACGCGTCCGGCGCGCTCATCCCCGAGCAGCGCGGCGAGCGCTCGGTCACCCCGAACCCGACGCTCATCCGCCGCGGCCTGGCGGTGGACGTCATCATGTCGGCGCTCGCCCGGTCGTTCCCGTCGTGGGACTACCGGCACGGCGAGTACTACTGA
- a CDS encoding histone-like nucleoid-structuring protein Lsr2 has product MARKVVTTLVDDIDGVVIEEGKGETVPFALDGVNYEIDLSDANAAKLREALDAYVDRARRVGRASTGRSTGSRRSSSSAPKENLGAAREWLREHGHKVSERGRISADLLEEYRANK; this is encoded by the coding sequence GTGGCTCGCAAGGTTGTCACCACGCTCGTCGACGACATCGACGGCGTCGTCATCGAAGAGGGAAAGGGCGAGACCGTCCCGTTCGCGCTCGACGGCGTGAATTACGAGATCGATCTGAGCGACGCCAACGCCGCGAAGCTCCGTGAGGCGCTCGACGCGTACGTCGACCGCGCCCGCCGCGTCGGCCGCGCCTCCACCGGCCGTTCGACCGGCTCGCGTCGCTCCTCCTCCAGCGCTCCGAAGGAGAACCTCGGTGCCGCCCGCGAGTGGCTGCGCGAGCACGGCCACAAGGTCTCCGAGCGCGGCCGCATCTCCGCCGACCTGCTCGAGGAGTACCGCGCCAACAAGTAG
- a CDS encoding IS481-like element IS1122 family transposase: MSHANARLTVHGRVLLVRRVVEDRRPVSHVARELGVSRQCAHRWVNRFRSEGFEGLSDRSSRPRRVPTRTSPERERAVVEARTRLRSGPARLAPVTGVPARTISRVLRRHGAPPLAWLDPVTGAVIRASRSTANRYEHEHPGDLIHVDVKKLGRIPDGGGWRAHGRSEQVRGRGIGFDYVHAVVDDHTRLAYAEIHPDEKGVTAAGFLTRAAAYFAEHGITRIERVLTDNAFAYRHSAAFQNAVTQLGARQKFIRPHCPWQNGKVERFNRTLATEWAYRQPFTSNQARTDALDPWIQHYNTERIHSSHGLTPAARESPT, from the coding sequence ATGTCCCACGCTAATGCTCGTCTGACGGTTCACGGGAGGGTTCTCCTCGTGCGGCGGGTGGTCGAGGATCGTCGGCCGGTCTCGCATGTCGCGCGCGAACTCGGTGTGTCGCGTCAGTGCGCGCATCGGTGGGTGAATCGGTTCCGGTCCGAGGGCTTCGAAGGCTTGTCGGACCGGTCCTCGAGGCCGAGACGGGTGCCGACGAGGACGAGCCCGGAACGAGAACGAGCCGTCGTGGAAGCGAGGACCCGATTGCGATCAGGTCCTGCCCGGTTGGCGCCGGTGACCGGTGTTCCAGCCCGCACGATCTCCCGCGTCCTGCGGCGGCACGGGGCACCGCCGTTGGCATGGTTGGACCCCGTCACCGGGGCCGTGATCCGGGCATCCCGGTCGACGGCAAACCGGTACGAGCATGAGCATCCCGGCGACCTGATCCACGTCGACGTGAAGAAGCTCGGCCGGATCCCGGACGGCGGCGGCTGGCGGGCGCATGGCCGCAGCGAACAGGTTCGTGGTCGTGGGATCGGGTTCGATTACGTCCACGCCGTGGTCGATGACCACACCCGCCTCGCCTACGCGGAGATCCACCCGGACGAGAAGGGCGTGACCGCGGCAGGGTTCCTGACCCGGGCCGCGGCGTACTTCGCCGAGCACGGCATCACCCGCATCGAACGGGTCCTGACGGACAACGCGTTCGCCTACCGGCACTCGGCCGCGTTCCAGAACGCGGTCACGCAGCTCGGTGCGAGGCAGAAGTTCATCCGCCCGCACTGCCCCTGGCAGAACGGCAAGGTCGAACGCTTCAACCGCACCCTCGCGACCGAGTGGGCCTACCGGCAACCCTTCACCAGCAACCAAGCCAGAACCGACGCCCTTGATCCGTGGATCCAGCACTACAACACTGAACGAATCCACTCGAGCCACGGGCTGACGCCCGCGGCCCGAGAGTCACCAACGTGA
- a CDS encoding type I restriction endonuclease — protein MEFAERLAALALKVRNQREAIQTEEATKNAFIMPFISTILGYDVFNPLEVVPEFTADLGLKKGEKIDYAIMRDGEVQILIECKKSTEPLKIEHASQLFRYFAVTNARIAVLTNGEVYHFYTDLDAPNRMDEKPFLVLDLADIDEPLLPELTKLTKDVFDLDSIISAAGELKYVGALKRAIAAEFREPTPEWVKLLTRRVYDGMFTEKVRDQFTTLVGKASKQDLNEQVNDRLKTALGAPAFPSAPTAVSADVITSEEAVEADLDRDTEIETTLEELEGYQIVKAIACSEVKPQRVVHRDAKSYLAILLDDNNRKPIARLHFNGKRQKYLGLFDAHKVETRHPIGSLDEIYAHADTIREAIRVHAGEPVGT, from the coding sequence ATGGAATTCGCCGAACGACTGGCCGCCCTGGCCCTGAAGGTGCGCAACCAGCGCGAGGCCATCCAGACGGAGGAGGCGACGAAGAACGCGTTCATCATGCCGTTCATCTCCACGATCCTCGGATACGACGTGTTCAACCCGCTCGAGGTGGTCCCCGAGTTCACGGCGGACCTCGGCCTCAAGAAGGGCGAGAAGATCGACTACGCGATCATGCGCGACGGCGAGGTGCAGATCCTCATCGAGTGCAAGAAGTCGACGGAGCCGCTCAAGATCGAGCACGCGTCGCAGCTCTTCCGCTACTTCGCCGTGACGAACGCGCGCATCGCGGTGCTCACGAACGGCGAGGTCTACCACTTCTACACGGACCTCGACGCGCCGAACCGCATGGACGAGAAGCCGTTCCTGGTGCTCGACCTCGCCGACATCGACGAGCCCCTGCTGCCCGAGCTGACGAAGCTCACGAAGGACGTCTTCGACCTCGACTCGATCATCAGCGCGGCCGGCGAGCTCAAGTACGTCGGCGCGTTGAAGCGCGCCATCGCCGCCGAGTTCCGCGAGCCGACCCCGGAATGGGTGAAGCTCCTCACCCGGCGCGTCTACGACGGCATGTTCACGGAGAAGGTGCGCGACCAGTTCACGACGCTCGTCGGCAAGGCGTCCAAGCAGGATCTGAACGAGCAGGTGAACGACCGCCTGAAGACGGCGCTCGGGGCTCCCGCGTTCCCGTCGGCGCCGACAGCCGTGTCCGCTGACGTGATCACGAGCGAGGAGGCCGTGGAGGCCGACCTCGACCGCGACACCGAGATCGAGACGACGCTCGAGGAGCTCGAGGGCTACCAGATCGTCAAGGCCATCGCCTGCAGCGAGGTGAAGCCGCAGCGGGTGGTGCACCGCGACGCGAAGTCGTACCTCGCGATCCTCCTCGACGACAACAACCGCAAGCCCATCGCGCGCCTCCACTTCAACGGCAAGAGGCAGAAGTACCTCGGGCTCTTCGACGCGCACAAGGTCGAGACGCGCCACCCGATCGGATCGCTCGACGAGATCTACGCGCACGCGGACACGATCCGGGAGGCCATCCGGGTCCATGCGGGGGAGCCGGTCGGCACGTAG
- a CDS encoding DUF4041 domain-containing protein: MSAAAGWYDDQDPRFVRWWDGERWTEHVQPKPEVTQTEQEPVPVAPAAAPVDRLSKREARERAAAAEAHIAQLEDLIRRHGMREFTEVDDYRAHAASEAESARRTGADAATALVAAAREERDRILAGAGAERLRAEAEAAATRDRAEAGARAARIRAEAELQAVDEAVHERIETRRAVDAELATARAELVDVTATAELQGVGLFDYDHPAESSAELASRLEALRYTIKNAVRDKRAVTATSGFTFNGSEAQGRRFVSDMSKVLLRAYNAEAENAVKATRAGSLHVAQNRLTRAAEQIAKSGTMIDLRIEDGYHELRLEELQLASAHLRVLQAEKEMERERRAELREQAKATAELQAERDRLDKERAHYAATLAALETNGDVEGAARMRDRIDDVDRALVDVDYRAANVRAGYVYVISNVGAFGERMVKIGMTRRLEPMDRVVELGDASVPFRFDVHALFFADDAVGVEAMLHRTFAEHRVNRINLRREFFYVTPDEVLDALKAHAVEIVEFALHPAAEEYRASRALDGAEPVPAS, translated from the coding sequence ATGAGCGCTGCCGCCGGCTGGTACGACGACCAGGATCCCCGCTTCGTCCGCTGGTGGGACGGCGAGCGGTGGACCGAGCACGTGCAGCCGAAGCCCGAGGTCACACAGACGGAGCAGGAGCCGGTGCCGGTCGCGCCCGCCGCGGCGCCCGTCGACCGCCTCTCGAAGCGCGAGGCCCGGGAGCGGGCCGCGGCGGCCGAGGCGCACATCGCGCAGCTCGAGGACCTGATCCGGCGCCACGGCATGCGCGAGTTCACCGAGGTGGACGACTACCGCGCCCACGCGGCGTCGGAGGCCGAGTCCGCCCGGCGCACCGGGGCCGACGCCGCGACCGCGCTGGTCGCCGCGGCGCGGGAGGAGCGCGACCGGATCCTCGCGGGGGCCGGGGCGGAGCGACTCCGGGCCGAGGCGGAGGCGGCGGCGACGCGCGACCGGGCCGAGGCGGGCGCCCGGGCCGCGCGCATCCGGGCCGAGGCCGAGCTCCAGGCGGTGGACGAGGCCGTGCACGAGCGGATCGAGACCCGGCGCGCCGTCGACGCGGAGCTCGCGACCGCGCGCGCCGAGCTCGTCGACGTGACTGCGACGGCGGAGCTGCAGGGCGTGGGCCTGTTCGACTACGACCACCCGGCGGAGTCCTCGGCCGAGCTCGCGTCGCGCCTGGAGGCGCTGCGGTACACGATCAAGAACGCCGTCCGGGACAAGCGGGCGGTGACGGCCACGTCCGGGTTCACGTTCAACGGATCCGAGGCGCAGGGGCGGCGCTTCGTGAGCGACATGTCGAAGGTGCTGCTGCGCGCCTACAACGCCGAGGCGGAGAACGCCGTGAAGGCGACCAGGGCGGGCAGCCTCCACGTCGCGCAGAACCGGCTGACCCGGGCGGCGGAGCAGATCGCGAAGAGCGGCACGATGATCGACCTCCGCATCGAGGACGGATACCACGAGCTGCGGCTCGAGGAGCTGCAGCTCGCGAGCGCGCACCTCCGCGTGCTGCAGGCGGAGAAGGAGATGGAGCGGGAGCGCCGGGCGGAGCTCCGCGAGCAGGCGAAGGCGACGGCGGAATTGCAGGCCGAGCGCGATCGCCTCGACAAGGAGCGCGCCCACTACGCCGCGACCCTGGCCGCGCTGGAGACCAACGGCGACGTCGAGGGCGCGGCGCGCATGCGGGACCGGATCGACGACGTCGACCGCGCGCTCGTGGATGTCGACTACCGCGCGGCGAACGTGCGCGCCGGATACGTCTACGTGATCTCCAACGTGGGGGCGTTCGGCGAGCGGATGGTGAAGATCGGCATGACGCGGCGGCTCGAGCCGATGGACCGGGTGGTCGAGCTCGGCGACGCGTCCGTGCCGTTCCGCTTCGACGTCCACGCGCTGTTCTTCGCCGACGATGCGGTGGGCGTCGAGGCGATGCTGCACCGGACGTTCGCGGAGCACCGGGTGAACCGGATCAACCTCCGGCGCGAGTTCTTCTACGTCACGCCCGACGAGGTGCTCGACGCCCTGAAGGCGCACGCGGTGGAGATCGTCGAGTTCGCCCTGCACCCGGCGGCGGAGGAGTACCGGGCCAGTCGCGCGCTCGACGGGGCGGAGCCGGTCCCGGCCTCCTGA
- a CDS encoding LLM class flavin-dependent oxidoreductase, with protein sequence MPDAERGSGTTPSTETGVAPGTGRPPRHAPLSVLDLVPVSAGSSSADALRDSVDLSMRAEAAGYARYWLAEHHMNPGLAGSSPHAMLAAVAAATRSIRVGSAATLIGNHSALQVAEAFGTVTGLYGPRFDLGLGRSPMPPKRPAGAGADAGADAEGRVVDGLVVPARTVMFRDRSRAQLQARLLRRGDSEVAPFGETVDDLLAFLDGTYADPEIGPIAAPPSDASAVEVWIHGSSAGESARVAGSRGLPFGANYHSTPWGVLDAVAAYRAHFVPGVLAAPHVIVSADVLVADTDAEARRLASGFARWVLSIRSGRGAIPYPAPDDEAAAPLDAAELAQVQDRLDTRIVGDPATVVRDLETLRRVTGADELLITTTAHDAADRIRSYELLAEAWGPRGL encoded by the coding sequence ATGCCCGATGCCGAACGCGGATCCGGAACCACGCCGTCCACCGAGACGGGCGTAGCCCCCGGCACGGGCCGGCCCCCACGCCACGCCCCGCTCTCCGTCCTCGACCTGGTCCCCGTCTCCGCCGGGTCGTCGTCCGCCGACGCGCTGCGCGACAGCGTCGACCTGTCGATGCGCGCCGAGGCGGCCGGTTACGCGCGGTACTGGCTCGCCGAGCACCACATGAACCCCGGGCTCGCGGGATCCAGCCCGCACGCCATGCTGGCCGCCGTCGCCGCGGCGACCCGCTCCATCCGCGTCGGCTCGGCGGCGACCCTCATCGGGAACCACAGCGCCCTGCAGGTGGCCGAGGCGTTCGGCACCGTCACGGGGCTCTACGGACCGCGGTTCGACCTGGGGCTCGGCCGCAGCCCGATGCCGCCGAAGCGACCTGCCGGGGCGGGAGCCGATGCCGGCGCCGACGCGGAGGGCCGTGTCGTCGACGGCCTCGTCGTGCCCGCGCGCACCGTGATGTTCCGGGACCGGTCGCGGGCCCAGCTGCAGGCGCGGCTCCTCCGACGCGGGGACTCCGAGGTCGCGCCCTTCGGCGAGACGGTGGACGACCTGCTCGCCTTCCTCGACGGGACGTACGCGGATCCGGAGATCGGGCCGATCGCGGCCCCGCCGTCGGACGCGTCGGCCGTCGAGGTGTGGATCCACGGGTCGTCCGCCGGCGAGAGCGCCCGCGTCGCCGGATCCCGCGGGCTGCCATTCGGCGCCAACTACCACTCGACGCCGTGGGGCGTCCTCGACGCCGTCGCGGCGTACCGAGCGCACTTCGTCCCGGGCGTGCTCGCCGCCCCGCACGTGATCGTCTCGGCCGACGTGCTCGTGGCCGACACCGATGCGGAGGCCCGGCGCCTCGCCTCCGGCTTCGCGCGCTGGGTGCTCTCGATCCGCTCGGGCCGCGGCGCGATCCCCTACCCGGCCCCCGACGACGAGGCAGCCGCACCGCTCGACGCCGCCGAGCTCGCGCAGGTGCAGGACCGCCTCGACACGCGCATCGTCGGGGATCCCGCGACGGTCGTGCGGGACCTGGAGACGCTCCGGCGCGTCACGGGAGCTGACGAGCTGCTGATCACGACGACGGCACACGATGCCGCGGACCGGATCCGCTCCTACGAGCTGCTGGCCGAGGCGTGGGGGCCACGCGGGCTCTGA